The uncultured Desulfatiglans sp. DNA window GACCTGTTTCCCCCCTCATCGCGAAGGGGCGGTTCGGGCTCTGATCGACGACCGTGAGCAGCTGCGCCACGTCGCCCCTGAAGAGGACCTCGTAGCCGACCCCATCGCGCCCGGCGCGGCTGGGTTTGACCGACTGCACGCCGGGGACGCCGCTTGCAAGAAAGCTCTGGAACCGATTTACTTCCTCATAGGATCGGAAGCCTTTCAAAAACACCTCGAGCGTCCTCACTTCACCCGAAGCACGGTCCGGGGCCGCTGAACGCCCCTGCTGAAGCTCGGCGGCCGCCTTCCGGACCGCCCTGTCCAATGCGGCCAGATCGGACTCTTCCGCACTCCCGCCACCCCCCGGACTCTCGACAACGCGACTTTGAGCCAACACCTTCCGAGCGCGCACATCATAGACCTTCAGGTCGAGAGAAACCTTCCCCTCGCTTTGAACCTCGCTTCGGCCCGAGAGCACCCATTCCACCCCATACAACCCACCCCAGCGGTAGATGTCCTCATCCCGCAGGTCCAGAGCACGCATCGACGCGGCGACGTCTTTGCCGGGGAAGGCGGTCACCCGGTTCACCGGATCGTAACCCAGATCCTGGAACGTCTGATGCAGAAGGATCTCGGTCGTGTCGAGCGCCGGCTGCGCCATGGGATCTTTCCACCAGCAGGCCGGTTCGCCGTCTCGCTTCTCGGACACCATGAAGAGGATCTTGATCGGGGCGTTCGCTTCTTGGAGGAGGCCCGCTTTCTGAAGCTCCTTCTCGAGCATGGCGTCATTCACCCGCAGCCTGACGAGCACAAAAAGGCTCCCTTCCGATGCAACCTCCTGCAGGATGGCATACTCCTGGACAAGATCCGCGGATCTCGGGAGCACGTCCTTGAGGACCCGTTCAAGCCCGGACGCAAGCTGCGCGCTCTCCACGCGGTCAGCCACAGCCGCCTCGATCCCCTTCGCGAGGGCGGCGGCGATCGCCCCCTGCCTGGCTGCCGCCTGGTTCCCCGCCTTTATGGACGAACTGCCGATCACGCACCGGTCAGGCTGCTCCGTCATCTGCGCGAAGGCGGCTCCCGTCAACGCGGCCCAGAGGATCGCCAGCAGAGCCGCTCCCTTTATCTGCTTCATCAACCCACCCCCTGCTGAAACGATATCGTGCCTCGGCTGCACAGGGGCTATGGGTGAAAACCCGGCCGCCTGCAGCTTCTGAACCTCAATGCCCGCCAGATGCAAAGGACCGGCCATCTTCAATCAGCCAGCCCTCGCGCCGCTCGAATCTGTGAGCGTATCGTCGTCTGTTTCGAGATGCCTACGGATTACGGCGAGCACCCTGTCCACCGCCTCGGGCGCCATCCAATGCATCTCCGGATCCGCCTTGAACCAGGTCAACTGCCGCTTCGCGTACCTCCGGGTGTCCCGCTGGAGCAGCGCCGCCGTTTCATCCATAGACCACCGGCCTTGTAAAAAACCCACGGCATGGCGATACCCGATCGCCTGCATCGGCTTCAGGTCCGGGGAGAACCCGCTGCGGAGGAGACCCTCGGTCTCTTCGACCAGGCCCGAGCGCATCATGTGGAGGCTGCGCACATCGATCTTCTCATAAAGCTTCGATCTTGGAACGTCCAGACCGATCTTCAGGGCGCTGAGCGTCCCGTCGCCGAACCCGTGGGCACGGACCAGGGCGGAGGCCTTCCGCCGGGTCAGAGCCAGGATCTCCAGGGCCCGTGTGATCCGCAGCCCGTCGTGCGGGTGGATCTTCGCGGCCGCCTCGGGATCCAGCCGTTCGAGCCTCGCGTGCAGGCGCTCGAGGCCGCCATCCTTCCATTCCGCGATCAGGGCATTCCTCACGGCCGGATCGGACGGCGGCACGGGCATCAGACCCCCGAGGAGGCTCCGGATATAGAGCCCTGTTCCGCCCACGACCAGGCAGACCCTGCCGCGGCGGACGATGTCATGGACGGCCGGAAGCGCCAGGGAGCGGAAGATCGCCGCGTTGAACGGCTGGTCGGGGTCCACGACGTCGAGCAGGTGATGAGGAATCCCGGCCCTCTCGGAAAGGGTAGGCTTCGCCGTACCGATATCCATCCCGCGGTAAACCTGCATGGAATCGGCGTTCACCACCTCTGCGTCGAGGCGCTGCGCCAGTTCGACCGCCAACGCGGTCTTGCCGCCGGCCGTCGGTCCGGCGATCACGATGACCTTGGACCGTTCCCGATGCATTGTCTCCCTGCAGGCCGTCATTGCAGCCTGTTCAAACGGCGCCCCGCACCTCCCCGGGCGTCATGCCTTGAAACCCGAGCTCTTCGGTCTCCATCGAGGAAACGCTCGAGATACGCCTAGACCGAGCGCTTGAACATCCTCTCGAGCTCGTTGTAGCGGATTTGCCGGAAGACCGGCCTCCCGTGGGGGCAGTGATCGGGCACATCGAGGCCCTTCAACTGCTCCAACAACCGCTCCATCTCCTCGCGCACGAGCCTGTCTCCGGCCCGGATGGCACCGTGGCAGGCCATCGTGATCAGCATCCGGTCGAGAAGATCCTCACCGCTCAAGGTGCGTCCCTCCTCGGCGAGGACGAGGAGATCCGACAGAAGCTTTCGCCAGTCCCGGTCTTTCAGGACGGCGGGCACCGCCCTCACGAGAAACGTATGGCCTCCGAAATGATCGAGTTCGATGCCGACCCGCAGGAGCTGCTCCCGCTGCTCGAGCGCCGTGCGCGCCTCCCGCGCACCCAGCTCGATCTCCAGGGGAAAGAGATGGGCCTGGGTAGCCAGGCGTCCGTCCCGGACCTGCTCTTTGAGGGCCTCGTAGACCACCCGTTCATGTGCGGCATGCTGGTCCACCATGACCAGACCCTCGGCCGCCTCGCAAAGGATGTAGCTTCGCCCCAGCTGGCCGATCACGGAAAGGGGCCGATCCTCTCCGCCAGGCGCCTCCGGCTCCTCCTCCGGGATGAAACGCCACGGCGGCGGATCCGACGGATCCGAGGCCATCGGACCGTAGGTGCGCTCAGGCTCCGCGGCACGGAACCGGAACGCCTGTTCCATAGGCGGGGTGGCTGCGTCCATCCGAGGCGGCGCCGCTCCTGCAAAAGCCGCCGTCAACGGCGCCCCGAAAGACCTCTGAACCGTCTCGAAGACCGCCCGAAAGACCGCCTGGGCATTGCGGAAGCGGACCTCCTGCTTCGTCGGGTGGACGTTGACGTCGACCTCCTCCGGGTCCATCTCGATAAAGACGAGCGCCTGCGGGTACTGGCCCCGCATCAGCCGCTGGCCGTAGGCATCCATCACCGCGCGGTGGATCAGGCGGTCCCGGATGCATCTGCGGTTCACATAGATCAGAAGACGGTCCGGACGCTTTCGGCTAAACTCTCCGGGCGCTGTGAAGACGCGGACCCTGAAGCCGCCCCATTCACTTTTGAGATCCGACATCGCTTCCGCGACATCCCGCCCAACCAGAGCGGACAAGCGGATCAGGGGCTTGTCCGAAGCAGGGAGGCTCAACAGCTCCCGGCCGTCCTCCTCCAGTTCGAAGGCGATCTCGGGGTAGGGCATGGCCATCTGCGTCACCGTGTCGACGACGTATCGGCCTTCGGTGCGGTCCGCCCGAAGGAATTTCCGGCGGGCCGGCAGATTGAAAAACAGATCACGCACCTCGACCGTCGTCCCGGGCGGGGCGCCTGCCTCGGTGATGGTGGACCTCCCCCCGCCCTCCATCTCGAGGCGCAAGGCGGCGATCTCATGATGAGGGCGCGAGGTGATGGAAAAGCGGGAGACGGAGGCAATGCTCGGCAGCGCCTCCCCGCGGAACCCCAGGGTGCGGATAGCGGAGAGGTCTTCTGCGCTCCGGATCTTGCTGGTCGCGTGGCGTTCGACGCACAGGGCCAGATCCTCGCGGCTCATGCCCACCCCACGGTCCGCCACCCTGATCGAGGCCCTTCCTCCCCTGCCGATCTCCACCGAAATCCGGTCGGTCCCTGCATCGATGGCATTGTCGATCAGCTCCCTCACAACCGAGGCGGGGCGGTCGATCACCTCGCCGGCTGCGATCTGGCTCGCCAGCCGTTGGGGCAGAACATGGATGACGTTCATAGCTTCAACAGATCAGGATCGATCACAAACGGCTCCGGCCGATTGGCGGGCCTTCGCAGACGCCGCGAAAACCATTTATGACAGGCCGACTCGATCGGCACCTTGCCCATGGGATCGAAGCGGAGGCAGGAACTCTCACCGGGGCGCGTGAGGATATCCTGCACCAGGCGGCAGGACAAATCGAGCGTCAGCGCGAGATACTGTTCGAAGAGCGGCCAGCGCGGCGTGCGCATCCCCCAGATCGCTTCGCGATTGGCATTCACGAAGCCGGTGAACTTGACCGACTGCGTGTAGAGGAGCTTGCTGGCGCTCATCCGGCCCCGGCTCTTCCCGCCGATGAGTCCGAGGATGGCGTCGCAGTTCGTGTGGTCCATCTTGAGAACCCGGTTCGCCAGCTGCGTGTAATCGGTCCCGATCCAGTAATCGGCCTTGAGCTCCCAGTACAGATGGCCCATCCGGTTACCGGGCGGAAAGAGGCTGAGCATCTTGGGAATGAAGATATGATGCGCCGCGACATCCGCCGCGAGATGGGACAGGAACCCATAGGCATAGGAGCGTTCTTGATCGTCGCGGGCCTCGCCGAGGAACTGGAACCCGCCCTCCCAGTGGTGCGGATGACTGTCGGCCTTCTTCTTCCCCTTGCCGATGAAAAAATCGGCCGCCATGCAGCCGTAAAGGTATTCGAAGGGATAGGCGGTCACCGCCCCGGCGATGGCCGGCAGGATCTCCTTCAGATGCCCCATCAGATGAAGGGCGGTGAGGGTGTGGACCCCCGGCCCCCACGCCAAAGCCCAATCGGCCTGCAGCCATTGAATGAATGTACCCAGCCCGAAAAAGCACAGAACCTTCAGAAAAAACCGTTTTCGCCCCAAAGTCGCTTTGCACTCCTTTATGATGGCTTCACCGCCGAAAAGGCGGCCAACGGATCATTCCATCGCTTCTGCGATGGAGACCGTCCGATCGCCGAGCATGTTGACATAGCACCCGAGTTCATTGTCGTACCAGCCGTAGATGACGGCCTGCGTGATGGCGATCCGCACGCGTTCGGCCGGCGGGCCCGCCGCCGGGCGCGAGTCGATGCCGCAGACCTTCCCGAGGTCGATCGCCACCTCGGCGGTCCGCGTGAGCGTTTCGTGCCCCTCGATCAGGGCCGCCGCACGCGGCAGCCCGATGATATCGGAGGAGACGTTCTGCTCCTCCGAGTAATGGAGGTACCCGCGCGCGTCCTTTTCGGCCGCCTCCCGGTAGACGGCGTTGATGTCCTCCCGCCGGATGCCCTCCCCGGTGGGGTCCTCCTGCAGATTCACGACGAGGATGACGAGGGAGCCGGTCGAGTTCGGAATCCGGACCGACTCCGCCATGAACCCGATGTCCTTCATCTCGGGGATGACGAGCCCGAGCGTGTTGGCGGCCCCTGTGCTCGTGAGGATGATGTTGTTCAGGATGCCGCGGTTCTTCCGCAGATCGGTCGCCCCCGTGCCCGGCATCCGGTCGAGGACCTGCTGGGAGGACGTCACGGCGTGGATCGTGGCCATCGAGGCCGTCAGGATCCGGTCGGCTCCGAAGTGATCGAGCAGAGGCTTCACCATGTGCGCCAAACAGGTGGTCGTGCACGAGGCGTTCGATACGATCTTGTGCACCTTCGGGTCGTAGGCGTTTTCATTGACGCCCATGACGGTCGTCACCGCGTCCCCGGGCATCGATTTGGCCTTGTCCTTGATCTTGAAGGGCGCCGAGACGATCACCTTGCGCGCCCCTGCGGCCAGGTGCCCCCGCGCGCTCCCCTTCGGCGCGTCCACGGGCAGGGTGGGATCGATGAACTGCCCGGTCGTGTCGACCACCAATTCAACCCCGTTCGCGGCCCAGGCGATCTCCGCCGGGTTGCGCGTCTCCCGCAGGACCTTCACCGGCACGCCGTCCAGGCGCAGGGTGCCGGCCGATTCGTCGAGCGCCTCGACCACCGGACCCGCCTGGTAACCGTAAAGGTAGCCGCCGAGCGACCCGTAGGTCGAGTCATGGACCATATAGTGCGCGAGATCCGCGAGGGAGGTGCCCACACCGCGCCCGACGTTGACCACCACCTCCCCGAAATATTTCCGGGCCACGTGGTGCCAGAGCGTCATCTTGCCGATGCGGCCGAGGCCGTTGATGCCGAGTTTGCCTCCCTGACCGGATCCGCCGCCCATGATATCCGCCATAGCAACCTCCTTATGCCGTTCGAACCTTTAATTTTCCAAGGTAAACCGTCCCGCTCCTCCCGTCAAGACTGATCCAGTCCCCGGCATTCAAAACCTGCCGGTCGAGCGAGCAGGCGCTGTCTTTTTCCATGCAGACGAGCGCCGTGCACCCCACCACGCAGGTCTTGCCGAGCCGATGGGCCACGATCGCCGCATGCGAGGTGGCTCCGCCGCGCGCGGTCAGAAGCCCGTCGGCCTCGTGGATCTCGACGATGTCGTCCGGCACGGTGTCCCCCCGCACCAGGACCAGGGGCGTCTCCGGCTCCCGGTGACGCCAGTCCGCGATCTCTTCCCGCTTGAAGACCACGCGCCCGACCATCGCGCCGCCGCTGACGCCCACGCCGTGCCCCAGCACGCGCGGCGGCTCCCCCTCCGCGATGTCGAAGGCCTGGACCTGCTTCCGCTCGCGGATCCCCATGTCGCGGGTCTGCAGAAAATAGAGGTGTTCCGGCTCAGGCCCCTCGAAGGTGAACTCCATCTCCTGCGGGGTCCAGCCGTTCTGGTCGATCAGGGTTTCAGCATAGCGCTTCAGGGCACGGAATATCCCCGGGAAGAGGGTTTCAAGGGAGCCCTCCCCGGCGCGCTCTTCCATGGCTGCCTGCTGCTCGGAGACCGGGAGGGTCGTCACCAGGCCCGAGACCACATCCTCCCCCTGATTGCCCGGGGTGAAGTCCCCCCAGAGGCGCACCATGTCGGCAGGCATCCGCGGGCTGTGGGTGAAAAGCACCCCCGCGCCCGAATCCCGCGACCGGTTGCCGAAGACCATGCCCTGCACGGTCACGGCGGTCCCCCAATCATCCGAGATCCCCATGATCTTCCGGTAGGCGGCGGCCTTCGGCGCAAACCAGGAATCGAACACCAGGTGCACCGCAGCCATGAGTTGTTCCATCGGCTCGTCCGGAACCCGGATCCCCTGGCCGCGGACAAGCGCCGCATAGGCCAACGCGAGATCCTTCATCCGGTCGTCCGAAAACTCCCGCTTGTGGCGCACGCCGGCCGTTACCTTGTGCTCCTCCATGAGATCGTCGAAACGGTCCCGCGCGATGCCCCCCGCCATCCCGAAGGATTGCTGGAGCCGTCGAAACGTGTCCCAGGCGAACCACGCGCTGCCGCTCTCCTCCGCCAGGCGCTGCACGATCCTTTCGTCGAGGCCGATATTGAGGAAGGTCGTCATCATGCCCGGCAGCGAAATGGACGCGCCGCTTCTGACCGCCAGGAGGAGCGGCTTCTCGGGCCGGCCGAAGCCCCGTCCGGTCTCCTCTTCGAGGCGCGTGATCCCGCGCCGGAGATCCGCTTCGAAGCGGCGACGCACCGGTTCGTAATCCCGGACCAGTTCCCGGCCGCGGAAGACATCGGTCGTGACGATGAATCCGGGGGGCACAGGCAGCCCCAGTTCCCGGATGCGGACGAGGTTCAGCCCTTTGCTCCCTAAATGGATGACGTCGTTCACCTCCGGCTCGACCGGGTGAAAGGGCGTCACGGCGCGCTGCGGCTCATAGTCCAGGAGCAGACGCAGCGACTCGGGCGGCAGCTCCTCCGACTGTTTCCTGAGCGTGTCGAGAATCCGGCCGATGAGGCGATCCAACGTCTGAAGGCCGAGCGACGAGGCGATCCGATCGCGCAGGAAGATCTCGCTTACCCGCTGGGCGAACCGTGTGCGGTCCGCCTCCCCGCCTTCCGGTTCCTGCGGGTCCCTGAAACGGGGGAGGATCCGCGTCAGAGGAACCTCGGAGGCCGCCCTCAGGAGGTTTTCCTGGTGGATGTTGTTGAAATAGTCCTGGACGATGTTCCCGACAGCCCGCGAGAAGCCCTGAAAAATGTCCACATACTGGCCGGCCGAGAACCCCCGGATCGCCAGGGAATGATCCAGGAGATTCAACTGCCGTTCGAGCTCCTTGCTCAGGATGCCGTCCACCGCAAGGGCGCGTGTGAAGAGGCGCAGGGTGTTCCGGATCTCCCGGAAGCTCCCCCGGGTGAGGAATCCGAGTTCGATCCTTTCGAGCAGGTTTTCGAAGCGCACGTTGACCAGGGCTTCGAGCCTGAAGGTCAGTCCGAGGGCATCGAATTTGGGCTCGTGGTAGCTCCCGTAGGTGGAGGGGATGTCCACCGCGAAGTGCCGCTTGTAATAGATGTCTTCCTGGGCCTCGAAGCGCTCGTCGGACAAGATCAGGTCCTTCAGCTTCTCGAGGTGGTCGAGGAGGCCTTCGAGCTGGCTGACCGGATCGGCCTCGTGGAGCGCCTCCCTGAGGCGCTCCACCCCGGGGAGGACCCCCGGTCTGACCGCGCCGAGATAGGACTCGAGGTCGGTGTGGCCGTGTTCGTACTTTTGAAAAAGGAGGCGGTAGAGGCGGATCGCGAGCCGCACCCGTTCGGCCTCCTTGGGGTCGACATCGGAAGCCTCTGCGGCGGCATCCGCGATCGCCTCATCCGGGATGCGGAGCAGATCCTGCACACCCCGCGCCCCCGCCGCTTCGGCGGCCTGGCTGAGGACCGCGTGAACGCCGTCCAGGAAAGGGCCTTCGCTGCCGAGACGCTCATAAAGGCCTGGCGGGACATAGGGTTCGAGGGGGGCTTTCTCCCGGGTGAGCCAGTAGTGCAGAAGCCCCTCCATCAGCCCGACGATCCGGTTGCTGCTCTCGACATGGCTTTGTTTGCGAACGAAATGGACCAGCGCGTCGCCCCGGCGCGTGATCTCATCCAGGCGCGTGCTCACGTCGCGCAGGGGGCCCTCGGCGCCGATGTCGTTGAAATAGGACGGAAAGAGACGCGCCAACTGCTTGACGAGATTGTAGACGGGGCGAACGCCGCTGTTCAGGAGCGCGGTGATGTCGCGGGGGAAGAGGTCGGTGTCCCGGATGAGGACGCCGCTCAGCCCCAGGTGGACGATCAGCGCCGACAGCAACCGCCTGCTCCAGCGCGGCTCGCATTCGATCAACCCGAGCCACGTGCGGATGTTCTGCACGTGTGCATCGTTGGCCTGAAGCTGCCACTCGTCGGTGACCCCCCGGAAATCGGGCGCCTCGAAGCCCATGCCGATCGCACGGTCCTGGAAAAAGAGGATCAGCCCGCAGTCCCCGGTCTTGTAAACGGCCTGGCCGAGATTCAGGACGCAGGTCAGGGCCGTCCCCGGATAGGCGCCCGCCATGCGCTTCAGGATGGTAAAGGTCTTCTCGAGGGCCTCCCGGACCCGCTCGGGGCCCTCGTGCTCGATCAGGCGGACAAGCGTCCGGTTGATCTCGCGCAGGACGTCTTCGTGCAGAACGGCGAGCCCCTCCAGATCCATCATGTGCAGCAGGAACCAGAGCTTCCACATCCGGCCCGTCTCACCGCCGCCGCCCGCCTCCTCGATCGCCCTCGGGGCCGCTTCATAGGCGGCTACGATCTCCCCGTAGCCGGGGAGCGCCAGGATGCGCTCGACGGTCTTCAGACCGTCCTCTTCGGAGGAGCGGAGCGCCTGTTCGAGGTCTTCGCGCGCTGCCGCCAGCCTCGCATGCCGGACATCGGCGAAGACGTCTTCGGGTACGGCATCCCCGTCCGGCGCCGCCTCGGCCCGAAACCATTCCAACGGATCGGGCTGCGCCATCCACTCGTCATAGGCGGCCCGGTAGTAATCCGCCAGAAGGCGGCGCAGGGAGGCGACGGTGCAGTCCGGGGGCCCCGCATCGATCAGATCGCGACCCAGGCGGTTGATGCGGTAGAAACTCCGGACAAAGCGCCGGAAGAGGCCCTCCTCCAGGCACCGGATCGATTCGAACACTCGGTCCAGGAGCCCATAGAAGGCCGGGACCTCCCGGACGCCTTCCCGGATGACCTTCTGAAGCAGCAGAAGCAAGTTGTCCGCCGCATGCTGCTTGACCGATTCGCTCCCCGCGGACCCAAGCGCCATGAAGAAGATGTCGCAGTAGACCCCGGCCGCTTCGACCCCCTCGGGGTGGGTCTTCAACGCATGGAAATAGTTCAGCGCATACCCCCGCGTCTCTTTGACGATAAAGGCCCAGTTGCGGTAGGGGTGGCAGACCTCCTCGAGGTACGTCTCGAGACCTTCCTTCAAACCCTGGAATTTTGCCATGACCCGTTCGATCACCCGGTAGCGCTCGTCGACGGTGACATCCACGCGGGTGCAGGCCAGGTTGACTTCGAGTGCGCAAGATTCGGGCGGTTGCTTTTCCATGCGGCGGCGACCCTGAAGAAGTCTGCAAAAAGGAAGCGGAGTCCGAGGGAACCTTCGAGATGGATTGACTCCGGAGGATATTTTTTTTATTTTATCATCGCGACGGCCCCCAAGGCAATCCCCCCTTTCCCGAAGCGGCCGGTTTTCCGCTTTCCGTTGCGCTGTCCCCCCGGACCAGCTTTTCCTCGATTTCAGGCAAAGCCCTTCGCGGCCCCAGGAAAGAACCCTCAACCCTTTTTGATTCTGACGGCAGGTCATGAAGGACGAAGCCGCATGGCGCAGGCGCGTCGAAGGCCATCGCGAGAGGCTGCGTCAACGTTTTGTGGAAGGCGGGCTCGAACGCTTTTCGGATGAAGAGGTGGTGGAGTTTCTGCTGACGCTCGGAACGCCCCGGGGGGACCTCAAACCGGCGGCGAGGGAGGCCATGAAAAGCCTGGGGAGCCTTTCGGCGGTCCTTTCGGCGCCCCTCGAAAAACTGACGGCCATACCCGGGATCGGCGCCCGCAACGCCCTCTATCTCAAACTCGTTCACCAGGTCGCCGCGCGCTACCTCCGGGACCGGGCCGCCACCCAGCCCTTCTTCTCCTCGTCGCAATGCATCTTCGACTACCTGTTTCACAGCATGCGGGACCTCAAGCGCGAGGTCTTCAAGGTCCTGTTTCTGAACCGCAAGAACATGCTGATCGAGGATCGGGATCTCTTTGCCGGATCGTTGACCGGGAGCGCCGTCTACCCCCGGGAGATCATGGGGCTGGCCCTGGAACTCAAGGCGGCCGCTCTCGTCTTCGTGCACAACCACCCGTCCGGCGACCCCTCTCCCTCCCCGGAGGACCAGCGCCTCACG harbors:
- a CDS encoding hypothetical protein (Evidence 5 : Unknown function) yields the protein MKMAGPLHLAGIEVQKLQAAGFSPIAPVQPRHDIVSAGGGLMKQIKGAALLAILWAALTGAAFAQMTEQPDRCVIGSSSIKAGNQAAARQGAIAAALAKGIEAAVADRVESAQLASGLERVLKDVLPRSADLVQEYAILQEVASEGSLFVLVRLRVNDAMLEKELQKAGLLQEANAPIKILFMVSEKRDGEPACWWKDPMAQPALDTTEILLHQTFQDLGYDPVNRVTAFPGKDVAASMRALDLRDEDIYRWGGLYGVEWVLSGRSEVQSEGKVSLDLKVYDVRARKVLAQSRVVESPGGGGSAEESDLAALDRAVRKAAAELQQGRSAAPDRASGEVRTLEVFLKGFRSYEEVNRFQSFLASGVPGVQSVKPSRAGRDGVGYEVLFRGDVAQLLTVVDQSPNRPFAMRGETGPDGALIFSVSPSGY
- the miaA gene encoding delta(2)-isopentenylpyrophosphate tRNA-adenosine transferase (Evidence 2a : Function from experimental evidences in other organisms; PubMedId : 1594459, 1999389, 2020545, 2656644; Product type e : enzyme), with the translated sequence MHRERSKVIVIAGPTAGGKTALAVELAQRLDAEVVNADSMQVYRGMDIGTAKPTLSERAGIPHHLLDVVDPDQPFNAAIFRSLALPAVHDIVRRGRVCLVVGGTGLYIRSLLGGLMPVPPSDPAVRNALIAEWKDGGLERLHARLERLDPEAAAKIHPHDGLRITRALEILALTRRKASALVRAHGFGDGTLSALKIGLDVPRSKLYEKIDVRSLHMMRSGLVEETEGLLRSGFSPDLKPMQAIGYRHAVGFLQGRWSMDETAALLQRDTRRYAKRQLTWFKADPEMHWMAPEAVDRVLAVIRRHLETDDDTLTDSSGARAG
- the mutL gene encoding DNA mismatch repair protein MutL; its protein translation is MNVIHVLPQRLASQIAAGEVIDRPASVVRELIDNAIDAGTDRISVEIGRGGRASIRVADRGVGMSREDLALCVERHATSKIRSAEDLSAIRTLGFRGEALPSIASVSRFSITSRPHHEIAALRLEMEGGGRSTITEAGAPPGTTVEVRDLFFNLPARRKFLRADRTEGRYVVDTVTQMAMPYPEIAFELEEDGRELLSLPASDKPLIRLSALVGRDVAEAMSDLKSEWGGFRVRVFTAPGEFSRKRPDRLLIYVNRRCIRDRLIHRAVMDAYGQRLMRGQYPQALVFIEMDPEEVDVNVHPTKQEVRFRNAQAVFRAVFETVQRSFGAPLTAAFAGAAPPRMDAATPPMEQAFRFRAAEPERTYGPMASDPSDPPPWRFIPEEEPEAPGGEDRPLSVIGQLGRSYILCEAAEGLVMVDQHAAHERVVYEALKEQVRDGRLATQAHLFPLEIELGAREARTALEQREQLLRVGIELDHFGGHTFLVRAVPAVLKDRDWRKLLSDLLVLAEEGRTLSGEDLLDRMLITMACHGAIRAGDRLVREEMERLLEQLKGLDVPDHCPHGRPVFRQIRYNELERMFKRSV
- a CDS encoding conserved hypothetical protein (Evidence 4 : Unknown function but conserved in other organisms); this translates as MGRKRFFLKVLCFFGLGTFIQWLQADWALAWGPGVHTLTALHLMGHLKEILPAIAGAVTAYPFEYLYGCMAADFFIGKGKKKADSHPHHWEGGFQFLGEARDDQERSYAYGFLSHLAADVAAHHIFIPKMLSLFPPGNRMGHLYWELKADYWIGTDYTQLANRVLKMDHTNCDAILGLIGGKSRGRMSASKLLYTQSVKFTGFVNANREAIWGMRTPRWPLFEQYLALTLDLSCRLVQDILTRPGESSCLRFDPMGKVPIESACHKWFSRRLRRPANRPEPFVIDPDLLKL
- a CDS encoding Glyceraldehyde 3-phosphate dehydrogenase, NAD(P) binding domain-containing protein; translation: MADIMGGGSGQGGKLGINGLGRIGKMTLWHHVARKYFGEVVVNVGRGVGTSLADLAHYMVHDSTYGSLGGYLYGYQAGPVVEALDESAGTLRLDGVPVKVLRETRNPAEIAWAANGVELVVDTTGQFIDPTLPVDAPKGSARGHLAAGARKVIVSAPFKIKDKAKSMPGDAVTTVMGVNENAYDPKVHKIVSNASCTTTCLAHMVKPLLDHFGADRILTASMATIHAVTSSQQVLDRMPGTGATDLRKNRGILNNIILTSTGAANTLGLVIPEMKDIGFMAESVRIPNSTGSLVILVVNLQEDPTGEGIRREDINAVYREAAEKDARGYLHYSEEQNVSSDIIGLPRAAALIEGHETLTRTAEVAIDLGKVCGIDSRPAAGPPAERVRIAITQAVIYGWYDNELGCYVNMLGDRTVSIAEAME
- a CDS encoding Pyruvate phosphate dikinase PEP/pyruvate-binding protein codes for the protein MEKQPPESCALEVNLACTRVDVTVDERYRVIERVMAKFQGLKEGLETYLEEVCHPYRNWAFIVKETRGYALNYFHALKTHPEGVEAAGVYCDIFFMALGSAGSESVKQHAADNLLLLLQKVIREGVREVPAFYGLLDRVFESIRCLEEGLFRRFVRSFYRINRLGRDLIDAGPPDCTVASLRRLLADYYRAAYDEWMAQPDPLEWFRAEAAPDGDAVPEDVFADVRHARLAAAREDLEQALRSSEEDGLKTVERILALPGYGEIVAAYEAAPRAIEEAGGGGETGRMWKLWFLLHMMDLEGLAVLHEDVLREINRTLVRLIEHEGPERVREALEKTFTILKRMAGAYPGTALTCVLNLGQAVYKTGDCGLILFFQDRAIGMGFEAPDFRGVTDEWQLQANDAHVQNIRTWLGLIECEPRWSRRLLSALIVHLGLSGVLIRDTDLFPRDITALLNSGVRPVYNLVKQLARLFPSYFNDIGAEGPLRDVSTRLDEITRRGDALVHFVRKQSHVESSNRIVGLMEGLLHYWLTREKAPLEPYVPPGLYERLGSEGPFLDGVHAVLSQAAEAAGARGVQDLLRIPDEAIADAAAEASDVDPKEAERVRLAIRLYRLLFQKYEHGHTDLESYLGAVRPGVLPGVERLREALHEADPVSQLEGLLDHLEKLKDLILSDERFEAQEDIYYKRHFAVDIPSTYGSYHEPKFDALGLTFRLEALVNVRFENLLERIELGFLTRGSFREIRNTLRLFTRALAVDGILSKELERQLNLLDHSLAIRGFSAGQYVDIFQGFSRAVGNIVQDYFNNIHQENLLRAASEVPLTRILPRFRDPQEPEGGEADRTRFAQRVSEIFLRDRIASSLGLQTLDRLIGRILDTLRKQSEELPPESLRLLLDYEPQRAVTPFHPVEPEVNDVIHLGSKGLNLVRIRELGLPVPPGFIVTTDVFRGRELVRDYEPVRRRFEADLRRGITRLEEETGRGFGRPEKPLLLAVRSGASISLPGMMTTFLNIGLDERIVQRLAEESGSAWFAWDTFRRLQQSFGMAGGIARDRFDDLMEEHKVTAGVRHKREFSDDRMKDLALAYAALVRGQGIRVPDEPMEQLMAAVHLVFDSWFAPKAAAYRKIMGISDDWGTAVTVQGMVFGNRSRDSGAGVLFTHSPRMPADMVRLWGDFTPGNQGEDVVSGLVTTLPVSEQQAAMEERAGEGSLETLFPGIFRALKRYAETLIDQNGWTPQEMEFTFEGPEPEHLYFLQTRDMGIRERKQVQAFDIAEGEPPRVLGHGVGVSGGAMVGRVVFKREEIADWRHREPETPLVLVRGDTVPDDIVEIHEADGLLTARGGATSHAAIVAHRLGKTCVVGCTALVCMEKDSACSLDRQVLNAGDWISLDGRSGTVYLGKLKVRTA
- a CDS encoding hypothetical protein (Evidence 5 : Unknown function) encodes the protein MAFDAPAPCGFVLHDLPSESKRVEGSFLGPRRALPEIEEKLVRGDSATESGKPAASGKGGLPWGPSR
- a CDS encoding conserved hypothetical protein (Evidence 4 : Unknown function but conserved in other organisms) → MKDEAAWRRRVEGHRERLRQRFVEGGLERFSDEEVVEFLLTLGTPRGDLKPAAREAMKSLGSLSAVLSAPLEKLTAIPGIGARNALYLKLVHQVAARYLRDRAATQPFFSSSQCIFDYLFHSMRDLKREVFKVLFLNRKNMLIEDRDLFAGSLTGSAVYPREIMGLALELKAAALVFVHNHPSGDPSPSPEDQRLTRDLVWAAKLLMIQVLDHIVIGHNTYYSFADQGQIRRYAEDYDQRLRSI